GTCGGAATTATCATCCTTTCCCTGGGGAGCAACGGTGTCATATGGGTCGTCATGTTGATATTCAGCTTCTTCATTGGGGTATGTTTTGGGATCGTTTTCAATATCGTACTCAAAACTGTCGGTGTTTTTGTTATACTTAAGGTTATGGATGTACCCCCTATCGGCCTGATCATTTGGGATATCCTGATTTTTTCTATTATTAGGTTTATCATTGTTCATAACAATCAATTTTTGATATATCCAAGCTATTTCATCCTATTATAAAGAACAGCAAAAGGAAGAATAGGTTTGACTACAAAACATTTGATTACCGAAATAGTATCTTTGTGGATGCCTAAATGTAATGCTTACACAAGCGTCATTTTAATAGTAACAATGCTACTGTGTTCCGTATGGAAGGTACGAGGGCAGCAGCCAGTTGTTTTAACAGATAGCGTCGAGCAACATATGTTTACCTTTGGAGAACTTCGATCTCTTAAAGATGAACGAGGAATGCTTAGTTTTAAGGATGTTTTACAGCCTGAAATGGCTGCGCGTTTTCAGCTAAATGATAGGAGCACTCCACAGAACGAGGATATTCACGCATACTATTGGTACAAAATAACGATCGACCACCATATTAGCCCAGAAAAATTATTTGTTTTAGAGTTTTTTGATCAGACAATAGACGAGATCGAAGCTTATTTACCCAATAATGCCGGAGGTTTTGATACATTGGTCTTAGGCGATAATTATGCTTTTTCCAAAAGGCCGTTTTTACATAAAAACTTTGTAATACCACTTTATCAGGACTTAAAAGGACAACAGGATTATTACTTCAGAATTCAATCCCGACAGCTGGTTGACGCCATTATCGTAGTACGTTCAATAGATTTTTTTGTTGAGTATGCGCTGGGGGAGTATTTCAGTTTTGGTATATTTTATGGAATGATTCTGGTGTTTTCATTCTATAACCTGATCATGTTCTTCGCGGTGAAGCAGCGGGCATATCTTTACTATGTCTGTTATATGTTATGTGTTGCACTTTTTGAAATGTGCACCGATGGCATCGCCTATCACTATTTATGGCCTAACTGGTCAGCATGGAATCAATATGCTTTTGGCGTGGTACTTTGTTTAATGAGTGTGTCGGCGTTACTCTTTACGCAGCGTCTACTGTTATTGCAACGTAAAGCACCAAAGTTAAACACCATTATTTCAGTAATTATTGGACTCCGTATCTTATACTTGCTGTACGCATTGTTATGGCATAGAAGTTTATTGAATTATAAATTCATGGAGGCAATCCCGTTGTTAATGGCGTTTGGCTCGGGAATTTATATCTGGTGGAGAGGGTATAGACCTGCACGTTATTTTGTCATTGGTTATGGATTTTTATTCATTGGCTATAGCATAAAATTGATGATTATGTTAGGGTTCACCTGGCTGAATTTTGGGATCGTTTCTTATTACTGCATGAGTTTTTGTTTTATACTCGAAATGACTTTCCTTTCTTTAGCTGTGGGAGACCGGGTGCGCGTCATGAAAAATAGTAGAGATAAAGCGCAGCAATTGACCATTAAACAGATGCAGATCAATCAGGAACTTAAAGACAGTATAAATAAGGATTTAGAACAAAAAGTGAAAGAGCGAACCAGCGAGTTGGTGGAAAAATCGCATATTATTTCAGAGCAAAACCTCGCGCTGTCAGCAGCTAATAGGCTTCTTGAAGAACAAAAGAATGAAATAACTCGGATGAATGCGTTGTTAAATAAAGACAACGCATTGTTGAAGGTAAATGTAGAAGAAGTTACACGTGCCAGAGCATTGTCTAAGGGATTGGATTTTGAAGAATTCAGTAAAGCTTATCCCGATCAGGAAAGTTGCTTACGATTTTTAGCAGGTCTCAAATGGAAGAATGGATACTGCTGTAGAAAATGTGCTGCTACGGCGTTCTACATCGGACACTTACCACATAGTAGGCGCTGTGCCCATTGTGGTTATGAAGAATCTGCTACTGCCCACACTGTTTTGCAACATGTACGTATCCCCATTAATAAATCTTTTTATTTGATTTATCTCCTGTATTCCACCAAAGGTAGAATATCCTCCCACAAATTGGCCGAAGTTTTAGGTATTAGGCAAAGCACTTGCTGGGCTTATAGTAAAAAAATAAAACAACAGATGGAGCAAAAGAAAATGACTTTTCGAAATGCTTCGGAAACACAGGGGTGGAGCGAATTGCTCGTTTGACCTGGAGGTATCGCAATTTTCTTTTCTGGGTTTTGTAAAAAATGCTATGGTAAAGAAGCGTATCATGGTGTCTGTTTTACACACTTTGCTTCTGAATACATAAATACCTGATAAACAACTAAAGAATACCTTTCATTATTTCGGTGTTAAAGCGTATCAATATGTATATAAACATCTAATTGTCAGTATTTTATGTATAATAATGTTTGTTTTTAACTAGCTTTCTTCTCTATATTTGCTGCCGGTATGCTATTGGTTGGAATACCGGGCTAACAACATTTATATTCATTAAACCAATTTTATTAAACTATGTGGAGGAAATATTTACTACTGATTTCCCTTGTTTTCGTTACCGCTATTGCTTATAGCCAGCAGTCAGCTATAAGAGGCATCGTGAAAGATGATGCCGGGGAAGTCCTGCCAGGCGTATCCGTCCGAGTGAAAGGCTCAAGCACAGGTGTTACGACGGATGGAGATGGGCAGTTTAATTTGCAGGTTGCTCCCGATGCGATTTTGGTTTTTACTTATGTAGGTTACGTAAGTAGAGAGGAAGCGGTCACGGGGAGGAACGATTTTGAAATAGTGCTAGAATCACTTGATCAGGAATTAGATGAGGTGGTCGTAGTTGGTTATGGCACGCAGCGAAGGGGGGATATCACCGGTGCGGTGGGATTAGTAACCGAGGAAGCGTTTGAGTCACGACCGAATACCCAATTCGGTAGTATTATACAGGGGAAGGCCGCTGGAGTACAAGTATCTTCACCAGGAGGAAAGCCCAATGCTGGATTGAATATTCGTATCCGTGGTACGAGTTCCATTACCTCTAGCAGTGACCCATTGTACGTGGTGGACGGCGTGCCTATTGCCGATACCCGTTCCATCAACCCGGCAGATATTGAGAGTATGTCAATCCTGAAAGATGCATCTTCTGCTGCCATCTATGGTGCACAGGGGGCCAATGGTGTGGTGTTGATTACTACCAAGAAAGGAAAGGAAGGTAAGCCTAGGGTTGAATTAAATGCTTATGGCGGTTTTTCATCTGTTTGGCGTCGATTAGATGTCCTGAATGCCGATCAGTATCGTCAACTCATGACCGAGTTAGGTAGAAATACAGACTGGGATCAATACACAGCCAATACCAATTGGCAGGATGAGGTATTTCAAAAT
This Olivibacter sp. SDN3 DNA region includes the following protein-coding sequences:
- a CDS encoding 7TM diverse intracellular signaling domain-containing protein, yielding MLLCSVWKVRGQQPVVLTDSVEQHMFTFGELRSLKDERGMLSFKDVLQPEMAARFQLNDRSTPQNEDIHAYYWYKITIDHHISPEKLFVLEFFDQTIDEIEAYLPNNAGGFDTLVLGDNYAFSKRPFLHKNFVIPLYQDLKGQQDYYFRIQSRQLVDAIIVVRSIDFFVEYALGEYFSFGIFYGMILVFSFYNLIMFFAVKQRAYLYYVCYMLCVALFEMCTDGIAYHYLWPNWSAWNQYAFGVVLCLMSVSALLFTQRLLLLQRKAPKLNTIISVIIGLRILYLLYALLWHRSLLNYKFMEAIPLLMAFGSGIYIWWRGYRPARYFVIGYGFLFIGYSIKLMIMLGFTWLNFGIVSYYCMSFCFILEMTFLSLAVGDRVRVMKNSRDKAQQLTIKQMQINQELKDSINKDLEQKVKERTSELVEKSHIISEQNLALSAANRLLEEQKNEITRMNALLNKDNALLKVNVEEVTRARALSKGLDFEEFSKAYPDQESCLRFLAGLKWKNGYCCRKCAATAFYIGHLPHSRRCAHCGYEESATAHTVLQHVRIPINKSFYLIYLLYSTKGRISSHKLAEVLGIRQSTCWAYSKKIKQQMEQKKMTFRNASETQGWSELLV